The following coding sequences lie in one Candidatus Neptunochlamydia sp. REUL1 genomic window:
- a CDS encoding type B 50S ribosomal protein L31, which produces MKKEGHPPYQNILFVDTATGHKFVCGSTLQPKETDTYEGKEYPVYKVPISSASHPFFTGSQQFVDSEGRVDKFKKRYSRKPQAAKQAQDKEQEEQGKKKPAAKKTAAKKTATKKTPPKE; this is translated from the coding sequence CCTATTTGTAGATACAGCTACTGGACATAAATTTGTTTGTGGAAGCACCTTGCAACCCAAGGAAACCGATACTTACGAGGGAAAAGAATACCCAGTCTATAAAGTACCCATTTCTTCTGCTTCTCACCCTTTCTTTACTGGAAGTCAACAGTTTGTTGACTCTGAAGGACGCGTTGATAAGTTTAAGAAGCGCTACAGCCGAAAACCTCAAGCAGCAAAGCAAGCTCAAGACAAGGAGCAAGAAGAGCAGGGAAAGAAAAAACCTGCTGCTAAGAAAACTGCTGCTAAGAAAACTGCAACGAAAAAAACTCCTCCTAAGGAGTAA